The following is a genomic window from Bacillota bacterium.
CACGTCGCTCCGCGCCGCGCCATCGTCTAGAACCCCCAGTCGAAATAGCTGTTGAGCAGCACGAACGTGTTCGTGTACAACATGATGCCGAGCACGACCAGCAAGGCGCCCGCGACCGTCCGGATGCGCTCCGTGTAAGGCAGCAGCTTCTTCAACACCGCCTGCATCCGGTGCAGCGACACGGTCAGCAGCAGAAACGGCACGGCCATGCCCGCGGCGTAGCTGAACAGCAACAGCGCGCCCTGCCCGGCCGTGGCCGTCGTTCCGGCCAGCACCAGCACGCTGGCCAGTACCGGGCCGATGCACGGCGTCCAACCCGCTGAGAACGTGGCGCCCAGCAGCAGCGAGTTCAGCGGCCCCGGCGAACGCACCGGCGCCTGAAGGCGGCGTTCTCGATCCAGCACCAGCAGCTGCAAGAGGCCCATCATGTACAACCCGAACAAGATGACGATGACGCCGCCGATGCGGCGGACG
Proteins encoded in this region:
- a CDS encoding cytochrome c biogenesis protein CcdA is translated as MAEQVTLPLAFAAGLVSFVSPCVLPLVPAYVTYLTGSSLEAAVSGEQRRLLLLNGLFFVLGFTIVFVLMGMGASAVGRLLTEHMGIVRRIGGVIVILFGLYMMGLLQLLVLDRERRLQAPVRSPGPLNSLLLGATFSAGWTPCIGPVLASVLVLAGTTATAGQGALLLFSYAAGMAVPFLLLTVSLHRMQAVLKKLLPYTERIRTVAGALLVVLGIMLYTNTFVLLNSYFDWGF